In Phoenix dactylifera cultivar Barhee BC4 unplaced genomic scaffold, palm_55x_up_171113_PBpolish2nd_filt_p 001748F, whole genome shotgun sequence, one DNA window encodes the following:
- the LOC103701896 gene encoding cyclin-D3-1-like, producing the protein MGVTHTYASFNLLCAEDNTSILEFDDGEEEGFDGEAKGHEHGWIPGQRTDFYGDCSRSFPLQSEECIALLVEKELEHIPREDYAKRLLNGDLDISIRRDAIDWIGKVHAHYKFGPLSAYLSVNYMDRFLSAYELPEGKAWMMQLLTVTCLSLAAKIEETEVPLSLDLQVGEAKYVFEAKTIQRMELLVLGTLKWRMQAVTPFSFIDYFLQKFNDGNSPTNSLVSRTVELILSSVRGTGFLGFRPSEIAAAVAFSALREIQIVGIENALTRCIHVDKERVLRCYEVIQQKTLMEESSQSASLSVSSIPHSPIGVLDAASLSYKRDDIAVGSHASSHQPTPAAKKRKLSRPSIS; encoded by the exons ATGGGTGTCACCCATACCTATGCTTCATTTAACCTCCTGTGTGCCGAGGATAATACCAGCATTCTGGAATTTGATGATGGGGAAGAGGAGGGATTCGATGGAGAAGCCAAGGGCCATGAGCATGGCTGGATTCCAGGACAAAGGACTGATTTTTATGGAGACTGCTCGAGGAGTTTTCCCTTACAATCAGAGGAATGCATCGCTTTGCTGGTTGAGAAGGAGTTAGAACATATTCCGAGAGAGGATTATGCTAAGAGGTTGCTGAATGGTGACTTGGACATTTCAATCAGGAGAGATGCTATTGATTGGATTGGAAAG GTTCATGCCCATTACAAGTTCGGACCTTTGAGTGCCTATTTGTCTGTAAATTACATGGATCGATTCCTTTCAGCCTATGAACTCCCA GAAGGTAAGGCTTGGATGATGCAGTTGCTCACTGTGACCTGCTTGTCTCTTGCTGCCAAGATTGAGGAAACTGAAGTTCCTCTATCACTAGATTTACAG GTTGGCGAGGCAAAATATGTATTTGAAGCCAAGACTATACAAAGAATGGAGCTTTTAGTTCTAGGCACCCTCAAATGGAGGATGCAAGCTGTGACGCCTTTCTCCTTCATAGATTACTTTCTTCAAAAGTTTAATGATGGCAATTCCCCTACAAATTCATTAGTTTCCCGCACTGTGGAACTTATACTGAGTTCAGTTAGAG GAACAGGATTTCTAGGGTTCAGGCCCTCTGAGATTGCTGCTGCTGTTGCATTCTCGGCATTAAGAGAAATCCAGATTGTGGGAATCGAAAACGCTTTAACTCGTTGCATCCATGTAGATAAG GAGAGAGTTTTAAGATGTTATGAAGTGATCCAGCAGAAAACATTGATGGAGGAGAGTAGTCAAAGTGCTAGTCTATCAGTTTCCTCTATACCGCATAGCCCAATTGGGGTGTTGGATGCTGCATCACTGAGCTATAAAAGAGATGATATAGCTGTTGGGTCACATGCAAGTTCTCATCAACCCACTCCAGCTGCCAAGAAGAGGAAACTAAGCAGACCATCAATCTCATGA